The Streptomyces sp. R28 region GCATGTCCAGCCTGCTCGGCAACTACGTCACGCCCGTCCCGGCACAGCAGCGTCTCGGCCCGCGCTGGTACCTGGGCAGCGCGGACGCGATCCTGCAGTCCCTGAACCTGATCTACGACGAACGCCCCGAGTACGTCGCGGTGTTCGGCGCCGATCACGTGTACCGCATGGACCCGCGTCAGATGCTCGCCCAGCACATCGAGGGCGGCGCGGGCGTGACGGTGGCGGGCATCCGCGTACCACGGAGCGAGTCGTCGTCCTTCGGTGTGATCAGCCCCGGCTCGGACGGTCTGAGCGTGGACCGCTTCCTGGAGAAGCCCGCCGACCCGCCCGGCCTCCCGGACGACCCGGAGACCGTCTTCGCCTCGATGGGCAACTACCTCTTCACCACCAAGACACTCGTCGAGGCGCTCCAGCGGGACGCCGAGGACGAGAACTCCGTGCACGACATGGGCGGTTCGATCCTGCCCCAGCTCACCGAACGGGGCGAGGCCCAGCTGTACGACTTCAGTGCCAACCACGTCCCCGGCGAGACCAACCGTGACCGGGGCTACTGGCGGGACGTCGGCACCCTGGACGCGTACTACGACGCCCACATGGACCTGATCGCCGAGCGCCCCGCCTTCAACCTCTACAACCGCAGCTGGCCCATCTACACCCACTCGGGCCAGCTCTCCCCGGCCCGCTTCAACGCGGGCGGCATGGCCAGCGAGTCCATCATCAGCGCCGGATGCCTGATCCGCGGCCAGGTCACCCGGTCCGTGCTGTCACCGGGAGTGGTCGTCGACCCCGGGGCCGTGGTGCAGGGAGCGGTGCTGCACGACAACGTACGCATCGGGCGGGGCGCGGTGGTACGAGGCGCCGTACTCGACAAGAACGTCGAGGTGCCCCCGGGCGCGACGATCGGCGTCAACCCGGAACGGGACGCGGAGCTGTACACCGTGTCCAAGGGCGGGGTGATCGCGCTGGGGAAGGGGCAGCGGGTGTCCTAGGCGGTGTCTTCAAATGATCTTGAGTGGTGGATCATGGTCGGGTGATACGTCGACATGAACTGTCGGATGCCGAATGGGAGTTCGTCCGGCCGCTACTGCCCGCCTCGTTGCGGGGCAGGAAGCGGCTGGACGACCGCACCGTGCTCAACGGGATCGTGTGGAAGTTCCGTACGGGGACGGCTTGGCGGGACGTGCCCGAGCGGTACGGTCCGTGGGCCACGCTGCACACCCGGTTTCGCCGGTGGGCCCTGGACGGCACGTTCGAGCGGATGCTCCAGGCCGCCCAGGCGAGGGCGGACGCGACCGGAGACATCGACTGGCTCGTGTCGATCGACTCAACCGTGGTCCGTGCCCACCAGCACGCTGCCGGGGCCCGAAAAGGGGGCTCGGCAGCCCCGGACTCGGTCGGTCCCGAGGCGGCCTGACCAGCAAGATTCACCTGGCATGCGATGCCCTGGGACGACCGCTCGCCTTCACCGTCACAGGCGGGAACACCAACGACTGCACCCAGTTCACCGCCGTGATGGACGCGATACGGGTGCCCCGCCTCGGGCCGGGACGGCCCCGTGTCCGGCCCGACCACGTCATCGGCGACAAGGGCTACAGCTCCAAAGCGATCCGGGCCTGGCTCAGGCGGCGGGGTGTCGGCCATACCATCCCGGAACGTTCCGACCAGATCCGCAACCGGCTCCGGCGCGGCCACCGCGGCGGGCGCCCGCCCGCCTTCGACAAGCGGCGCAACGTGGTCGAACGCTGCTTCAACCGCTTGAAGCAGTGGCGAGGCATCGCCACCCGCTACGAGAAGACCGCCGAGTCCTACCAAGCAGCCGTCACCCTCGCATCGCTCCTGATGTGGGCGTGACATTTGAAGACACCCCCTAGCGGGCCGGGCACGGCGACATCCTCGTCGGCGGTGGTGTCGTAATGCAGCGGGCGGCCAACGGACTCGGGACAGCCCTCGTGGCTCTCGTCACGGACGACTGGAACAAGACGTCCTTCTGACCTCGATCGTTCGCGCGCACATCCTGGTGGATGAGGCGTCACCGCGATGGACGATGACGACCGCTGCCAGGCCGACGGCCAGGCCGAGGGCGGTCTGTGCGCCGAACGGTTCGCCGAACATGAGGGCTCCCCACACTGCCGTGACCGGGGCCATGAGGAACATGAGGGTGTTGACCTCGGTGACTCCGGAGCGCCTCAGGATGAGCCAGTACAGCCCGTACCCGCCGAACGTCGACAAGGCCACGAGCCAGGTGATCGCGGACCAGAACGAGAGCTCGGCGGGCGGCTTCGCGGCTCCGGCGCTCACGGCCAACGCGGTGAAGACGACCGCACTGGTGGCGCAGTGGACGGTCATCGACACCACGGGCGCGACGCTCGTGCGGGAGCGGCTTTCGAAGAACGTGGCCGCCACCAGCGCGCACATGCCGAGGAAGGGAATGAGATAGGCCCACCAGGCCGCCCCGGTGCCGGCCGCCGCATCGGCCAGGGTGACCACGGCGACGCCGCTCACCCCCAGGCACAGGCCCACCCACTGCCTGCGCGAGACGTACTGACGCAACAGCGGTCCGGCAAGTGCCCCCGCGACGAGGGGCTGGACGCCGTCGATCAGGGCGGTGGTGCCGCTGGAGACCCCGAGTTGGATCGCGTAGTAGACGGTGAGCAGATAGCCGCTCTGCGACAGCACGCCGATCACGGCCTGCCGGCCCACATCCCGCATCGTGAGGCCCCGCCACGATGTTCTGGAGACGACGGCGACGACGACCAGCACGACGGCCAGCGGCAGGAACCGCCACATCAGGATCGTGACCGCAGCCGCACTGCCCGCGCCGAGCTTGGCCCCGATGAACCCGGAACTCCAGCAGAGCACGAAGGCGATCGAGAGCAGGAAGTTCATGTCTTGCCCTCCATTGGCGCTCGACTATACAGATCGGTATACCCCTCCGACTATACAGATCGGTATACTGCCGAGATATGGGCACTGCCGAAACGCCGCGACGCATCACGATGACGCCTGCCGCACGGCGCGTCCTGGAGGCCGCCGCGAGGCTGTTCTACGAGCGCGGCATCCATGCCGTCGGAGTGGACCTGATCGCCGCCGAGGCCGGGGTGACGAAGAAGACCCTCTACGACCGCTTCGGCTCCAAGGAGCAGATCGTCGTGGAGTACCTCGCGGACCGTGACGAACGCTGGCGTGCCTTCCTGGCCCAGCACCTCGAAGCCGCCCGGCCGGCCTCGGCGGCATCGCGCGTGGCAGCCGTCTTCGACGCCGCACGCGCGTGGTCGGCGGAGTACAGCTCCAAGGGGTGCAGCATGGTCAACGCTCACGCCGAGATCAGCGACCCCGCCCACCCGGCCTACCCGATCATCAGCGGGCAAAAGCAGTGGATGCTCGCCCTGTTCACCGACCTCGCCAGGGAGATCACCCCGGACGGGGCCGACTGTCTGGGCCGGACGCTCATGCTGCTCCACGAAGGAGCGCTCGTCGCCCATGGCCTGAACAGCTTCGCGGACCCCGTCGGTCATGCCCGCGAGCAGGCGCAGGCGCTCCTCGTCGCTACTGAGGCCTCCGCGGGGAAGCGTTGAACGTGCTGACACTCGGACGCGGCGCCGCTGAGGGTGGCTCGCGAGGTGCTCGTCGTGACGCCTCCCGGGTGACTCCCACGGGATGCCCGGCGCCGCAACCTGTGTTGAAGTGACCTCATATGCACCATGAGTCCCGCCCCTTTCGTATGGGGTGGGACTTAATCTGCTGTTAACTGAGCGTAGCTTGATCGTACTTGACCGTAATCGCTTCAGGGCGATTGACTTCTGATTCACCCGTCGTCGACGCGAGGCAAGCCATTGACTTCTGACCCGCTCGCCCCTCTCGACCTGGCGTTCTGGAACATCGAGTCCGCCGAACACCCCATGCACCTGGGCGCGCTCGGTGTGTTCACGGCGCACTCGCCCACCGCCGGCGCCCATGCTGCCGACCTGCTCGCCGCCCGCGCCGCCGCCGTCCCGGGACTGCGGATGCGCATCCGCGACGCCTGGCAGCCGCTGGATCTCCTCCAGCCGTTCTCGTTCGGTGGCGCGGCCCGCGAGCCCGCTCCCGACTTCGACCCCATGGACCACGTCCGGCTGCACGCCCCGACCGGCGACTTCCAGGCGGTGGCGGGCCGACTCATGGAGCGCCCGCTGGAGCGCGGCCGGCCGCCGTGGGAGGCGCATGTGCTGCCGGGGGAGGACGGCGTGTCCTTCGCCGTGCTGTTCAAGTTCCACCACGCCCTCGCCGACGGGCTGAGGGCACTGACCCTCGCCGCCGCCGTCCTGGACCCGATGGACCTGCCCGCGCGCAGGCCTCGCCCCGAGGAGCCCCGGCGCGGTCTCCTCCCGGATGTGCGCAAGCTGCCCGCGCTGCTGCGCGGCGCCGTGTCCGACGTGGGCCGGGCCCTCGACATCGGGGCCTCCGTCGCCGTGTCCACCTTGGACGTGCGCTCGTCGTCCGCGCTGACTGCGGAGTCGAGCGGCACCCGCCGTACCGCCGGAGTCGTGGTCGACATCGACGACGTGCACGTGATCCGCAAGGCCGTCGGCGGCACCGTCAACGACGTTCTCATCGCGGTCGTCGCGGGCGCCTTGCGCCGCTGGCTCGACGAACGCGGCGACGGCAGCGAGGGCGTCGCGCCCCGCGCCCTGATTCCCGTCTCCAAGCGTCGGCCGCGCACCGCGCACCCACAGGGCAACCGGCTCTCCGGCTACTTGATACGGCTTCCGGTCGACGACCCCGACCCACTGCGCCGCCTCGCCACGGTCCGTACCGCGATGGACCGCAACAAGGACGCCGGCCCCAACCGGGGCGCGGGCGCCGTCGCCCTGCTCGCCGACCACGTGCCGGCGCTCGGGCACCGGCTCGGCGGGCCGCTGGTCGGCCAGGCCGCCCGGCTCTGGTTCGACATCCTGGTCACCAGCGTGCCGCTGCCCGGCATCGGCCTGAAGCTCGGCGGCCACCCCGTCACCGAGGTCTACCCCTTCGCCCCGCTGGCGCGCGGGCAGTCCCTCGCGGTGGCCGTCTCGACGTACCGCGGACGCGTCCACTACGGACTCGTCGCCGACGCCGAGGCCGTACCGGACCTCGATGTCCTCGCCCGGGCCGTGTCCGAGGAGGTCGCGGAGCTGATCACCGCCTGCGGTCCCTGAGGCCTCCTTTCGTCGGGCTCGCCCGCCGGTTTTTGGAGGACCGGCCCGGCGCTCCGTACAATTCCCCGTTCGAAAGCGGACGCGGTCGGAGCGCCGCGCGGGTGATCAGGGAAACGGCAGCGCGATGACGGTGACAGAGGAAGGCTCGGCGACGACGCACGAGGTCGTGCACGAGCCCGGTGACGAGGTCGTCCACGGCCCCGGCATCGACCCCGAGCGGCTGGCCGTCTGCCTCAGCGTGCTCGACGAACTCGACAAGCTGGAGGTCGACCACCCCGACGCCATCGCCGTGCGCCGGGCCACCGCGGGCATCTACCGCACCGTCAAGCAGCGCCGCCGCCAGGAGCGCCGGGCCGCCAAGACCGCCCACGACAAGGCGGTCACGGAGGCCACGGCGACCGGCTCCGCCCAGCGCATCGACGACGAGACCGAGGGCATCCTGCCGTCGTCGGTCACCGAGGAGGGCAAGATCGCGGGGATACTCCAGCGCCCGCGCTCCTGCTACACCTGCAAGACCCGGTACGTGGAAGTCGACTACTTCTACCACCAGCTCTGTCCGGACTGCGCCCGCCTGAACCGCGAGAAGCGCGACGTCCGGGCCGACCTCACCGGCAAGCGCGCCCTGCTCACCGGCGGCCGCGCCAAGATCGGCATGTACATCGCGCTCAGGCTGCTGCGCGACGGCGCGCACACCACGATCACCACGCGCTTCCCCAAGGACGCCATCCGCCGCTTCAAGGCCATGGACGACTCGGCGGACTGGATGCACCGCCTGGAGGTCGTCGGCATCGACCTGCGCGACCCGGCCCAGGCCGTGGCCCTCGCCGACCAGGTCGCCGAGGCGGGCCCGCTCGACATCCTCATCAACAACGCGACGCAGACCGTACGCCGCCTGCCCTCCGCCTACGCCGCCCTGGTCGACGGCGAGAGCGCCCCGCTGCCCGCCGGTGAACTCCCCGCCCACCACGTCATCGGCGCGTTCGGCTCCGGCGCGGTCGACGGCCTGGCCGCGCTGCCCGTCGGCATCAGCGGCCTCGACGCCCAGCAGGTCGCCGACCTCGCCCTGGTCGCGGGCAACGCCAGCGTCGCCCGGCACCTCGATGGCACCGCCATCGACGCGGGCGGCCTCGTGCCCGACGTCGTCGACTCCAACACCTGGGTGCAGACCATCGAGCAGATCTCCCCGGTGGAGCTCCTCGAGACCCAGCTGTGCAACTACACCGCGCCGTTCATCCTGATCAGCAAGCTCCGCCCGGCCATGGCCGACGCCGCCAAGAAGGCGACGAGCGGGCGTGCGTACGTCGTGAACGTCTCGGCGATGGAGGGCGTCTTCGGCCGCGGCTACAAGGGCGCGGGCCATCCGAACACCAACGCCGCCAAGGCCGCCATGAACATGGTCACGCGGACCAGTGCCCAGGAGATGTTCCAGACCGACGGCATCCTCATGACCTCGGTCGACACCGGCTGGATCACCGACGAGCGCCCCCACTTCGACAAGCTGCGCCTCGCCGAGGAGGGCTTCCACGCCCCGCTCGACCTGGTCGACGGTGCGGCGCGGGTCTACGACCCGGTCGTGCGGGGTGAGGCGGGCGACGACGTGTACGGCGTCTTCCTGAAGGACTACGCGCCGGGTAAGTGGTAGTCGCTTCACGCCGGTGGTCCTGTGCCGGTCGAGAGTGGTTGGTCGCACCCGCCCGGCGGAGCCGCATGTCCGTACAGACCCGCGCCCCCAGGTCCGTTCTGCTCACCCTTGCGTGAACGGCGGCGCCTGTGACCGCAGCCGCTCGTGCACCGCGTACGCCCCGGAGGTGTACGCGGCCCGCACCCGGGTCCCCCCGTCCACCAGCAGGTCCGCCCCGGTCACCCACTGCGCCGCGTCCGACGCGAGCCACACCACCGCCCGCGCCACGTCCTCGGGCTCCCCGATCCGGCCGAGCGGCAGCCCGGCCGCCACCTCCTCCTCACCCGGCTCCCACACGAACCGTGCCATCTCGGTGCGGACGAGCCCGGGGGAGACGGAGTTGACCCGCACCTTCGGGGCCAGCTCGCCCGCGAGCTGCTGGGTGAGGTGGGCGAGGGCCGCCTTGCTGGTGCCGTACGCGCCGATGCCGGGTCCGACATGGGCGGCGCCCTCGGTGCAGACGTTGATCACCGTGCCGCCGTGTTCGCCCATCCAGGCCCGCCAGGCGCACTGCACGAGCCGCAGGGGCGCCTCGACGTTCACGGCGAACGCCTCGCGCCAAGCCCGCGGATCGACGTCCATGAGGGGGCCGTACGGCAGGTTGGTGGCCGCGTTGTTCACCAGGACGTCGATCCGGCCGAACTCGCGCAGAGCGAGGTCCACCACCGCCCGCAGATGGTCCGGCTCGGCCACGCTGCCGGCGACCCCCACGCCGCCCAGCTCGGCGGCCGTGCGCCGCACCTCGTCCGCGTCCCGCGCGGTCACGCACACCCGTGCCCCGGCGGCGGCCAGTTGCCGGGCGACGGCGTGCCCGATGCCGCGCGTGGCGCCGGTGACGACGGCGGCTCTGCCCTGAAGTCCGTACGACGACGTCATCGCCGTACGGTCTCATGACGGATCGTCAGTCAACAGCCCCGAGCCGGGAGTTCCGTGCCGCCACCAGCTCCAGCACCGTGCGCCAGTCCTCCAGCACCCCGGCGTCGAACTCGGCGCCGCGGCCCTCCTCGTCGGCCTGGCGCAGGCGGACCAGGTCGTCGTCGGCGGAGTCGAAGGCCCGCACCTGGCCACGGACGAGGCGGGAGACCCGTTCGCCGAGGAGAGGTCGCACCGCGTCCGCCGCGCAGTCGCGGTGGCGGGTCATGTCGCCCGGGCCGAGCAGGGGGCCGATGGCATGAACGAGCCCCGCGACCTGGAGCTCCTTGTCGGCGGGGCGGGCGCGGCGCAGCAGAGCGGCGGTCTGCAGCGCGTGTTGGTGGAGATCGACTCGGGTGCTCCCGAGGCCCGGGGCGTCGGGGGTGCCCCGGCAGGCGTACAGCAGATCCATCAGCTCTTCGACACTGCGCAGCTCCATGCGTCAGTCCTCCCGCCGGGCAAGCCGTTGCCGTACGGCAGCAGATCATGGCCGCCTTGCGAATCGGCCAACGGGACTTGAACTGCTCGGCGTGCTCAGGTTCCCCGCCGGGCAGCAAGATGATGTTGATCCGAACGAGTGACTTGTAAACGGTGCATTCCGTTACGAACAGGTGAATAGCCGGGCTGGTAAATACCGTTTGACTCCGGATAGTTACACCTTGTTTGCGTCCCCATCGAGCGGGTACCCGCTCATTTGGTTAGTCTGTAGCGGACGGACAGCACTACAGGGTCCCAACCCACACCCACGGTCCGTCCCGGGACAAGCCGGTGCACAACGGCCTGCCTTGCATACCAGTGACCGGCGCCACCGCGTCCGAACCGACTTTGAGTAAAACCCGAGCGGGCGTCAGGTGCCGGACCGCAGACTGGCCGGCCCGCCCCGAGGGTGATCCGACACAGAAGGAGTGCGCGGTGACACCTGAGAAGACGAATCGCGAACAGCGCCCCAAGGAACGCACGGAGCGCGCGGGTGGCCGGTCGAAGGAGATCGGCAGTCTCGATGTGTGGGCCAGGTCCGCCCCCATCCGCCTGGCGGGGTACGAGGACGACCTCGCCGAGCCCCACATCCTGCCCAGCGTCGACTGACGGGGCAGAACTCTTCGCGATCGCCGACCGCATGGGCGTGCGAGACTCACGCCCATGCTGATCAGAGAAGCCGCGGCCGACGACTGGCCGCGGATTTGGCCTTTTTGGCGTCGGATCGTCGCCGCCGGCGAGACCTATGCGTGGGATCCGGACACCTCCGAGGACGCCGCCCGGGCCTTGTGGATGAACCCGGCCAAACGCGTCTATGTCGTTGAGGGCGAGGGGGGAGCGGTCGTCGCCTCCGCCTATGTCACTCCCAATTATGGCGGTCCTGCGGCCCGTATCGCCAACGCCGGCTTCATGGTCGACCCCGACAGCGGTGGCCGCGGCATCGGTCGCGCCCTCGCCGAACACATCCTCGCCGCGGCCAAGGCCGACGGCTACCGGGGCATGGTCTTCAACGCCGTCGTCGAGACCAACCCGGCCGTGGGCCTGTGGACCTCCCTCGGCTTCACGATTCTCGGCACGGTCCCGGACGCGTACGAACATCCCAGGCATGGGCGGGTGGGCCTGCACATCATGTACCGAGCGCTTTAGCCGACCACCTACATAACCTCCCCGTTTGCCTAAAAGGTTTAGGCAACTGCATAATCGCTTTCGGCGAACGGGAGGACGGTTGTGGCACGCGTAGGGCTGACCACGGAACGCCTGGTCCGGGCAGGAGCGGAGCTGGCCGACGAGGTCGGCTTCGAGCAGGTGACCGTGTCGGAGCTCGCCCGGCGCTTCGACGTCAAGGTCGCGAGCCTGTACTCGCACGTGAAGAGCTCCCAGGACCTCAAGACGCGCATCGCCCTGTTCGCGCTGGAGGAACTGGCCGACCGGGCCGCCGACGCCGTGGCCGGGCGGGCCGGCAAGGACGCCCTGGTCGCCTTCGCCAACGTCTACCGCGACCACGGCCGCGAGCACCCCGGCCGTGCCGCCGCCGCGCGGATGCGGCTCGACCCCGAGGCGGCGGCCGCCAGTGCGGGCGTCCGGCACGCGCAGATGACGCGGGCGATCCTGCGCGGCTACGACCTGACGGAGCCGGACGCGACGCATGCCGTACGACTCCTGGGCAGTGTCTTCCACGGCTACTCCAGCCTGGAGACGGCGGGCGGCTTCAGTCACAGTGCCCCCGACTCCGAGGAGACCTGGACCCGGATCCTGGACGCCCTCGACGCCCTGTTGCGCAACTGGCCCACCGAGCCCACCCCCTGACCGACAGGCTGAGGACATGGACACCGAGCACGACTGGATCACCACGCCCGTCAGCGCCGACCTCCTGCGCGGCGCCCTCGACATCGAGCACACCGAGCACGGCGTACTGCCGCACCGGCTGCCTGCCCGGGCACGCGCCCAGAACACCGACGGGCAGCTGGCGATGGCCGAGTCGCAGCCCTCCGGCGTACGGCTGGCCTTCCGTACCCGGGCCACCGCGGTCGAACTCGACGCGCTGCGCACCAAACGCGCCTATGTCGGTGCCCCGCCCCGCCCCGACGGCGTATACGACCTGATCGTCGACGGCCGCCCCGCGGGGCAGGGCAGCGTGACCGAAGGCAACCTCGTGATCGTCGACATGACCACCGGGACCGCCGAGCAACGGCCCGGCCCGGCCGGCACCGTCCGCTTCGCCGGGCTGCCCGACGGCGACAAAGAGGTCGAGATCTGGCTGCCGCACAACGAGACCACCGAACTGATCGCCCTGCGCACCGACGCCCCCGTCGAGCCCGCCCGAGATCCGGGCCGCAGGGTGTGGCTGCACCACGGCAGTTCGATCAGCCATGGCTCCGATGCCGCGAGCCCCACCGGCATCTGGCCCGCGCTCGCCGCCTCGCTCGGTGGCGTGGAGCTGATCAACCTGGGCCTGGCCGGCAGTGCCCTGCTCGATCCCTTCACCGCCCGTACCCTGCGCGACACCCCCGCCGACCTCATCAGCATCAAGATCGGTATCAACCTGGTCAACCTGGACCTGATGCGGCTGCGCGCCTTCGGCCCCGCGGTCCACGGTTTCCTCGACACCGTCCGGGAAGGGCACCCGACGGCAGCGCTGCTGGTGGTGTCGCCCATCCTGTGCCCGATCCACGAGGACACGCCCGGCCCGTGCGCCCCCGACCTCAGCGCCCTCAGCGCCGGACGACTGCGGTTCGTCGCCATGGGCGACCCGGCGGAACGTGCGAGCGGAAAGCTGACGTTGGGCGTCATCCGGGACGAGCTGTCCCGCATCGTCAAGCAGCGGGCGGCCGACGACCCGAACCTGCACTACCTCGACG contains the following coding sequences:
- the glgC gene encoding glucose-1-phosphate adenylyltransferase — translated: MRRGGPSVLGIVLAGGEGKRLMPLTADRAKPAVTFGGTYRLVDFVLSNLVNADILRICVLTQYKSHSLDRHITTTWRMSSLLGNYVTPVPAQQRLGPRWYLGSADAILQSLNLIYDERPEYVAVFGADHVYRMDPRQMLAQHIEGGAGVTVAGIRVPRSESSSFGVISPGSDGLSVDRFLEKPADPPGLPDDPETVFASMGNYLFTTKTLVEALQRDAEDENSVHDMGGSILPQLTERGEAQLYDFSANHVPGETNRDRGYWRDVGTLDAYYDAHMDLIAERPAFNLYNRSWPIYTHSGQLSPARFNAGGMASESIISAGCLIRGQVTRSVLSPGVVVDPGAVVQGAVLHDNVRIGRGAVVRGAVLDKNVEVPPGATIGVNPERDAELYTVSKGGVIALGKGQRVS
- a CDS encoding DMT family transporter produces the protein MNFLLSIAFVLCWSSGFIGAKLGAGSAAAVTILMWRFLPLAVVLVVVAVVSRTSWRGLTMRDVGRQAVIGVLSQSGYLLTVYYAIQLGVSSGTTALIDGVQPLVAGALAGPLLRQYVSRRQWVGLCLGVSGVAVVTLADAAAGTGAAWWAYLIPFLGMCALVAATFFESRSRTSVAPVVSMTVHCATSAVVFTALAVSAGAAKPPAELSFWSAITWLVALSTFGGYGLYWLILRRSGVTEVNTLMFLMAPVTAVWGALMFGEPFGAQTALGLAVGLAAVVIVHRGDASSTRMCARTIEVRRTSCSSRP
- a CDS encoding TetR/AcrR family transcriptional regulator is translated as MGTAETPRRITMTPAARRVLEAAARLFYERGIHAVGVDLIAAEAGVTKKTLYDRFGSKEQIVVEYLADRDERWRAFLAQHLEAARPASAASRVAAVFDAARAWSAEYSSKGCSMVNAHAEISDPAHPAYPIISGQKQWMLALFTDLAREITPDGADCLGRTLMLLHEGALVAHGLNSFADPVGHAREQAQALLVATEASAGKR
- a CDS encoding wax ester/triacylglycerol synthase family O-acyltransferase; the encoded protein is MTSDPLAPLDLAFWNIESAEHPMHLGALGVFTAHSPTAGAHAADLLAARAAAVPGLRMRIRDAWQPLDLLQPFSFGGAAREPAPDFDPMDHVRLHAPTGDFQAVAGRLMERPLERGRPPWEAHVLPGEDGVSFAVLFKFHHALADGLRALTLAAAVLDPMDLPARRPRPEEPRRGLLPDVRKLPALLRGAVSDVGRALDIGASVAVSTLDVRSSSALTAESSGTRRTAGVVVDIDDVHVIRKAVGGTVNDVLIAVVAGALRRWLDERGDGSEGVAPRALIPVSKRRPRTAHPQGNRLSGYLIRLPVDDPDPLRRLATVRTAMDRNKDAGPNRGAGAVALLADHVPALGHRLGGPLVGQAARLWFDILVTSVPLPGIGLKLGGHPVTEVYPFAPLARGQSLAVAVSTYRGRVHYGLVADAEAVPDLDVLARAVSEEVAELITACGP
- a CDS encoding SDR family NAD(P)-dependent oxidoreductase; translated protein: MTVTEEGSATTHEVVHEPGDEVVHGPGIDPERLAVCLSVLDELDKLEVDHPDAIAVRRATAGIYRTVKQRRRQERRAAKTAHDKAVTEATATGSAQRIDDETEGILPSSVTEEGKIAGILQRPRSCYTCKTRYVEVDYFYHQLCPDCARLNREKRDVRADLTGKRALLTGGRAKIGMYIALRLLRDGAHTTITTRFPKDAIRRFKAMDDSADWMHRLEVVGIDLRDPAQAVALADQVAEAGPLDILINNATQTVRRLPSAYAALVDGESAPLPAGELPAHHVIGAFGSGAVDGLAALPVGISGLDAQQVADLALVAGNASVARHLDGTAIDAGGLVPDVVDSNTWVQTIEQISPVELLETQLCNYTAPFILISKLRPAMADAAKKATSGRAYVVNVSAMEGVFGRGYKGAGHPNTNAAKAAMNMVTRTSAQEMFQTDGILMTSVDTGWITDERPHFDKLRLAEEGFHAPLDLVDGAARVYDPVVRGEAGDDVYGVFLKDYAPGKW
- a CDS encoding SDR family oxidoreductase, translated to MTSSYGLQGRAAVVTGATRGIGHAVARQLAAAGARVCVTARDADEVRRTAAELGGVGVAGSVAEPDHLRAVVDLALREFGRIDVLVNNAATNLPYGPLMDVDPRAWREAFAVNVEAPLRLVQCAWRAWMGEHGGTVINVCTEGAAHVGPGIGAYGTSKAALAHLTQQLAGELAPKVRVNSVSPGLVRTEMARFVWEPGEEEVAAGLPLGRIGEPEDVARAVVWLASDAAQWVTGADLLVDGGTRVRAAYTSGAYAVHERLRSQAPPFTQG
- a CDS encoding N-acetyltransferase family protein, which encodes MLIREAAADDWPRIWPFWRRIVAAGETYAWDPDTSEDAARALWMNPAKRVYVVEGEGGAVVASAYVTPNYGGPAARIANAGFMVDPDSGGRGIGRALAEHILAAAKADGYRGMVFNAVVETNPAVGLWTSLGFTILGTVPDAYEHPRHGRVGLHIMYRAL
- a CDS encoding TetR/AcrR family transcriptional regulator translates to MARVGLTTERLVRAGAELADEVGFEQVTVSELARRFDVKVASLYSHVKSSQDLKTRIALFALEELADRAADAVAGRAGKDALVAFANVYRDHGREHPGRAAAARMRLDPEAAAASAGVRHAQMTRAILRGYDLTEPDATHAVRLLGSVFHGYSSLETAGGFSHSAPDSEETWTRILDALDALLRNWPTEPTP
- a CDS encoding GDSL-type esterase/lipase family protein, giving the protein MDTEHDWITTPVSADLLRGALDIEHTEHGVLPHRLPARARAQNTDGQLAMAESQPSGVRLAFRTRATAVELDALRTKRAYVGAPPRPDGVYDLIVDGRPAGQGSVTEGNLVIVDMTTGTAEQRPGPAGTVRFAGLPDGDKEVEIWLPHNETTELIALRTDAPVEPARDPGRRVWLHHGSSISHGSDAASPTGIWPALAASLGGVELINLGLAGSALLDPFTARTLRDTPADLISIKIGINLVNLDLMRLRAFGPAVHGFLDTVREGHPTAALLVVSPILCPIHEDTPGPCAPDLSALSAGRLRFVAMGDPAERASGKLTLGVIRDELSRIVKQRAADDPNLHYLDGRDLYGETDAAELPLPDDLHPDAATHRRIGERFAQLAFTAEGPFAATDRQGTALPDSA